Within the Barnesiella intestinihominis YIT 11860 genome, the region ATGTTTGGTACAATATATCTTGAACCGCTTGTTCTTGATGTTCAATATCAGGATATAATAGAGCGTCCTAACGCATATCATACCACAAAAGATTTATTCAGTTATCAATGGCAGACAAAAGCAAAGGAATGGGAATATGAGCAGGAGGTTAGATTAGTCATACCAAAACCAAGTCCAATATATGCAGCATTTACTCCTCAACAGGCAAAGCTGACAAAGGAAATATGGGATTGGCGTGAGATACGCCACTATATGCCACTGAAAGGCGAATGCTTTGAGTCTATCTATTTTGGTGTCAACATAGATGAGCAAGAGAAAGAAAAAATAATTCAGTTTGTTCGTAAGAAACTGAACCCACACATCAATCTTTACCAAATGCGTGTATATGCCGATGCCTTTAGGATACAACCAGAATTTATCAAGCCTCTAAATTCTGATTTATCGGTATATAAGAAAAGGAGAGGAAAAGTCCCCTCCTCAATTCAAAACGATGTGTCAGACATTTAAGTCTTTAATCGGCAATCCATAATTGTTTTGATCAAAGATTCCTCGATAGATGAGCTTTAAACCGAGTGTTTGATAATACCTGTAGTTATCACCTTCGGTACAAAGGTATTTGTAACCGTAGCGTGGCATGTACTCCTTGAAGAAGCGAGCCAAATCTTTCAGGCTTTCTTCTTGGTTCTTCTTGAAGTTACTGCGCACAATGATGATAGACCAGTCGGGGAAATTGCCTCTTCCATAACTATACTCCCAGAAGCGGATGTAACAGTCTAGATCACGTTCACTGATGTTCACACAAAAGCCATTGGCATTTTGCATCACGCTACAACTGTTTCTGTAGCCGAACTTCTCACACAAGTAGAGATTGAAATCAAGAATTAAATCTTCCATAAATAATTGAATTTAAAATGTTAATAAAAAGTGGATTATAAATGAAAGCCTCGCTTGCGCTTAGCCTTTTTCTTTTTCATCAGCCGATTGAACTCGGCTTCTTCTGCGGCAGTGGCATCGTAGGATGAGTTGCCATTTAGCAAGCCGAGACTGATGCTTGAGCCATCATCGGAATGGGAAACGCTTTGTTGTACATTATCTTCCTTATGTCTGGATTCCTGTTTGGGTGATTCAAACAAGGATGCACAAGCATTCTCTTCCAGTCGGTTGTCGATATTCAAGTAGCTGAACTCTCGGCTAATCTTAGAACCGGAGAAAGAAAAACCGTTGTACTCAAATTTTACACCCTGTATTTCCCGTGTAGTTCGGCTGACCTTGAATTTCATATCAATGTCTCGGTCGGCAAGTGCATCCTTTAAGTCTGCCCAATTTTGTACTTGGGACAGTTCCTCTTTCAACGCTTTGTATATCTCATACTTTGCTCGGTCATAAGGGCGCAATCGTTCCTCCTTGATATGGTCTTTACCATTGGCAAAATGCAAGCGATATTTGGCGGTCAACATTTTGCAAACTTTCTCATTCTTGCGAAAGTCATTCTTGTCGCTAATCGTTTTGCCGCCATTGTCCACTCGATTAAAGACGATGTGGCAATGCGGATGTTCACGGTCGATGTGCCGGGCAATGATGTACTGCGTGTTTTCGATGCCCATCAACTTCATATAGTCATGGGCAATTTGCAACATCAGTTCATCATCATGTTTCAAGCGTTCGTTATCTTCCGGTGAGAAGTTGAGCGAAGTATGTCCGACAATATTCTTTACCTTATCATTGAGCAGCGATTGTAACTCAAATTGCTCCGCCATCTGTTCGGGTGTACCTTCTACTCCAACTGCTTCCAGCAATTTGGATTTCTCCTCTTTGAGAACATAGCTAACACAACCACCGAACGATGTTCCTTTAGTCTGTTTACCTATCATCTTTCAAACGTTTTATAAGTAGGTTAATGTGCTGAGCCATTTCCTTGCATCTGTCCGCTACGGCGAAGAAACCGTAGGTGTTTGCCTGTCTTGCCAACTGGTTAAGATTGGTACTTTCGCCAATCAGTTGACGGATGATGTGGATATGCTCTTGCGTGATTCGTTCACGTACCGAACCGTTTTCGATGAGCGAACGGATCACTTCGCTTTGAGTCTGCTTGCTCCGTCTGCAAAGCGCACCAAGCCATGCGTATTGCTGATATGACAGACGGAGTGTTACTGTATATTTCTTTTCCATTTGAATCTGTTTTTAGTGAATAATATGTGACCATCGGGAGCCGCCTCCTCAGACTTTTTGAGGAGCAAGTGGTCGGGGAATGTAATACACCGACATTAACTTGCTACAGTAAAAAAGTCTCGATTCCTCTCCCTGAATTCAAAGTCTGAATCCTCGTTTCTTGGGTGGTGAAACCTTCGGTTGTGGAGTGCCTTGTTGTACGCTGATGAGCTTCAAATCGAATGTATCTATCAGTGTTTTCAAGACAGGATTCTTCCTTATCATTTGTTGGAGGATGGCTTCATCAGGCTTCACTTTAAGCAGATAATCGGCTATGTCATATCCCTCTTTGCGTTCGTCTTCGGTAGCGTTGACTTCCAAATAATCGAACATTTGTACTTCAATTCCGCAGTTTTTCATCAGGCTGATTTTGCTCTGCCAATAGTTGGTTGCACCTAAATCAGGGAATAATACAACGCTTCTTCCTGCCAGAACGGATAGGCTGTTGACATTGAAGCAACCGTTCTTTCCACCTGATGCTATCCATAGGAATTGCGGCAGATAGTAAGATGCAATAATTGCCGTTTTCTCGCTTTCGACCAGTGCAACAGGGCGGCTTTTGTCTTCTGGAAGCAGATGCTCACCGAAGAAACATTGCTTCAAATTATAGTCTTCTTTATGCAGTACGGAGTGTACCCATGTGACATGATTGTACGGCTCTTTTATCCGTTTGCCAGTTGTCGGATTGTAAAGCATTATTTTACCTGTGCGTACTCTGTTCTGATAATCTATTTGCCAAAATACGGTTGCACCGTCCCAATGCTTGGAAGTACCGACTTTGTATTTCGCCATCAGTTTCAATGTCTCTGCTTCTCCGAATTGAGCCGATAAGAATTGAAACAGTTTGTTGTCTGGATAGCGTTGCAACGACTGATTGACTATGTCCAAATCAATGTAGGAAGTGGCTTTCGGCTCGACTTCTTTTATAGGCGTATAGCTCCGAAAATTATCTTCGGACAACTTTTTCTTTTCAGACGGATTCCGTTCAAAGTAATCACGGGGCGTGAAGTGATAACCGCATTTCTGTTCGTGGTCGCAACGCCCAACGTAATCTGGGAACTGGATTCGCTTTTCCGTATCAATGTACTTGGAAAAACATCTTTTACGGTGGCAGTTCGGGCAGGTATGCCGAGTGCTGACACCTTTGTAGGGTTCTAATATGAATCTATGTGTACTCATTGTATGTTTCTTTTTTAGTGTGTCACTTTTGTCGTTATTGTCGTTTTCGCTTGGAAAGTGTCAATACCGACAAAAATGTCACGGGTTAATCTTTGAATATTCTCCATGTTTCTCTTTGCGAAACAATGTCCCGATGTTGTCATTGAGAAAGCGTTGAAACGTGCGCTCCTTCATTCCGTTTTGCTCGGCTATCTGTATAGCTTGGGCGGTTGTAAAGGATGGAGGAAGCAGATTGACTATTGTCTGTTGTTGGCTGTTGAGCGTATTTTCATTGAGGACATTTTGAACGTTCAATGCAGACTCTTTGAAATACTCCGTCAGTCTGATTGCTCGTTCCACTGTCAACAGGTCGATACAGGTCTTATCACATTCTCCGCAAGTCCATCGTGCTAATTGGATAATCAGACAGAAACGGATGATGTATATCTCCAACTTGCAATAGATACTCACAATGGTGTCGTTTATTTCTCGATCACATAATTCTGAAAAATGGTGTTGCCATTCGTAAAGCTGTTTCTTTGCATCCTCCGTGAAGAGAAGAATATGCGGTTCTATCTCTCCATGTTCATTGAGGTGGCACTCCGATTGTATCAGCTTGTCAATAATGGCATTCCATTCTTGCTCTATATCTTTCGGTAGTTCTTTGTCATTCCACCGTGCTTTCTGTTGCAGATTGGGCATCACAAACAGGATGCGGTCGATAAACCCATTGCTGGAGCGTTCACCTTTTGCCAATTCGTTCAAGATTTTCTTTTGGATAGTACCAATGACCGATATGTGCGGACGCTTGATGAAGATGGAACTCTTGGCATTCTTGCGGTCGGACATGGTGGTCTTGGCACTGAACACGGAGAGCCAAAACTGTTCCTCCGAACCGTTGTTATAGCGGTTGAAGTTCTTGAACCAAGCGGATAATTCATCTGCCCACAAGCATAGTCCACGTTTGTTTTGAGCATGAATGAGGCTCAACCCTTCGGGCGTTACATCCGAAACCAAGAAGCGTTTGCGGATAGGCTCTTGTGGAAATTGCTCTCCACCGCTTTCCGCACGTTCCTTGCGGCTCATGCTCATCAACTCGTCGTACTTGGCAAGAGCCTTTTCAAATTCCTGATTCTGTCGGTAGTCATAATCAAGAAACGGCTTCATCGCAAAACTGAGAGGATGACTTTTGTTCGCTCCCGGTCTTCCAATCAATGCCATATACAGGATGGGGCTTTCCATCCAGCCTTGCTTGATTTGGGCAAGGTGCGTGTTGCCTATGCCAACTGCTATTGCCGTAAGGATGGCTGCGGCGATGTAGTCAGTAGGGTAGTTATGGCATTCGTGTACCTCACGGATGATGCGTTGGATTTTTGCAGGGAATATACTGATGGGGAATGCCGTACCAGACAATCTTGTGCTTAAATCAATCGCTTCATCAATGATGGATGCCGGATTAATAGAATATGTATACATAGCCCAACCTATTAAAATTGCACTGATGATTTGGGCTTATGACGCACACCACTCTGCATATTGGCAAGCATCTCCTCGTATGTCTGCTCGGCAGTCTTTCTCCGTCCGTTCTCAATCCAAGCAAGAAGCTCGTCCTCATAGAAATAGAGTTTCTTGCCTTTCTTGTAGGCTGGAAGCAGCCCTTTGCGTACCAATGTATATATGGTAGGCTTGGCTTTTCGGATGATACGGCAAGCATCTTCTATTTCTACCAACACATGTTTGTCAGATGGCTGTGGCTGGAGTTTCGCTACCATCTTTTTCAATTCGATGACCTGTTCAGTCAGATAACCTACCGCTTCGGGCAGCTTATCAAATGTTACTGTTTCTTTTTGCATACGCCAATCGTTTTTAATTGTTCGACGGCAAAGGAAACAGGTGTTTCAATGGTGGAATCATTCACCAAAATATAACTGATGAATAACTTTTTGATGGTGGTTAATGCTATTCTTGGGAATTAATCGTACCTTTGCAATAAATCATTTCAATTCTCTGATTATGAAAGTAGCATCAAAAGTAAAGGATGGTAGGATAAATGCCGTCAATGTATTGCTTGATATGAATATAAAGGAATATCTTGAAGTAGCTGGACACATTATTAAGAACAATGAGTTTCAAAGAAAGCGTGTAAAGAATTCTTCTACCGTTTATGCTCTGCTGAAAAAGGATTTGCGAAGTAACTGTACAATGCCTCCTATTGTTCTGGCTATTAAGGCGGAAAAAATGAACCATTTACTGAATCCATTTGATATTGAAGAAGATCAGATAAAATCCTTGTTTAAGCCTGAGAATCTGATTATACTTGACGGACTGCAAAGAACCTATACTATATTGGATTTAGTGGAAGAACTGACGAAGGAGAACAATAGTGAGGTTTTGGAGAATGTCATGAATAATAGTATACGTGTCGAAGTATATTTGGGTATAAACAAAATTGGTATTCTTTATAGAATGCTGACTTTGAATACTGGGCAAACACCAATGTCAATCAGGCATCAGATAGAGATGCTATATTCCGATTATGCAGAGAATAATATCGAGGATGTACGCCTGTTTAAAGAAACTGACTCAAAAAGTGTGAGGAATATTGGTGAATATCAATTTAGAGATGTAATTGAAGGCTTTAATTCATATCTGGATAGGGATGAACTTGGTATCAGCCGGAATGAGGTTCTTGAGAATATTCAGAATCTTGAAAAACTTGCTTTGGAGAATGGAAGTTCCGATTTGTTTAAGGATTATATTTTAACTTATAATAAATTGATAAAAAAAGTCGATTCATTTAACATTGGATGGGAAATAAACAAATCAGAAATTGAAATTAACGGACTTTTTGGAAAGAATATTCTACAGATATTTACCAAGTCGCAGGTTTTATCCGGTTTCGGTGCTGCAATTGGCAAATTGAAGGATTCCAAGGTTATTGAAGGGTTTGAAACGATTAAAAATGATATTGATAATATTGTAGTATCAAAAAAAGAAGATAGTAATCTTGATTTTGCTATGGTTAACTTACTTGGTAAATTGGATGATATTAAGAACAGAGCAAAGAAAATCGGAGTAGAGCAAAGGATGTTTTTCACTTATTTCTTTCGCGAACTGTTCAATCCTAATAGTGATTCGTATTTGGATATGAATTCAGCTATTGAAAGTGGGTTCAATAAGTATATCAGTCTGATTTGATTTCAGAATATGTTAGTAGACTATAATAGTGAAAGTCGTATTTTCTTTGTAGTAACAGATTCTTATGAGACGGTGAATGTCCCCTATCTGTTATTGGATAGAGACAAGAAAGGGGATGTGTTTAATGAGAATCCAGATAGTTATGGTTATAAGATATTCTATAAAAGAAATTATAAAGAGAATGATATTTTTCAAGTAATTGAGAGTGATTTGGATAAGAGGATAGGATGGATTTTCCCTATTTCATCGATTGTTTCTATTTCGCATGATTATGCAGATAATCCGCATTATTGTAGATATGCTCTTGTAGCTCATATGTTGTTATTACGAAATGAAATTGCTGAACAGGATATTGTTAGTAGAGATTTTAGCAGTATAATCGAGAGTGAATACTCAGATGATGCGATTATCCTTATCTATAAAAAAGATTTAGTGCAAGAGGTAACTGGCTTTAAACTTGATAATTATTTTGCAAGTTTATGTGAGTATGGATATTATATTGAGCATGGCTATACAAATACAAATATCAAGGAACCTGCATCAAGAGAAAAAATTCATCTACAGAGTATTTCAGAAGATATTATATCAGACAAATATATGAATCGCTTTTTCCGAATGCTTTGTAGAGAAGAACATTCGATTGTCAAATTTCATATATTATATCAAATTATAGAGCTATTAATAGAAGATATTCTGATTTATTCATTGGAAGATACAATCAGATTGTTCAAAGATAAGAAAATCTATACCCGGAGCTTGCGAGAAAGAATTAGTAAAGTAGAGTCTGAAAAAGACAGAATTTTGATTCTGATAGAAAAATGCGAATTACATAGTGAGGATTATAACAGCTTGCATGAGAAATGCGTTGCTTTTCTTGTGAAAAAAGGTCGTGAAAATGTGAATTTCCCTGAATCGCTTTATTCTGTCAGAAATTTTATTGTACATGATTATAGATTTATTGTCGAAGAGACAGAACTTGCGGAAATAAACGATATCAATGCTCTTTTTGAAATGTTTGTCTTGGATTTGATTATCAAGTATAAGCATTAGTCAGTCTCATAAAACGTGTTCTTGTAGATGATATAATTTAGATGTTCGGTTCTTTTGTTTGTAATAATAAATCTTCTATCAGTTTTTTTTATATTGTTTTGAAAGTGTTAAAAACTATATTTGAAACACTCATGAAGTGTTAAACTATTTAGCATTGTTCTCAAATAGGTGTTGTAGCTATGCGATTTTTCTATCCAGTTTAATCTTACATACAGATTCGGTGTGCGACATTTTACGTTCAATGGTAGATATTTCCGAATCACGGAGGGTGTGAGCAAATACCCTCTTTATAAATGTGGCAGTCTGTAAACGTGGTTTGCCGAATGCCTTACCGATATTCCATCCGAAGTGCATGATGTCAATGGTCTTTAACTGAGAATCAACCTTTATTGGCTCAATTTTGGACAGAGAATTTGAGAGGTAATACCTTGTCACATATCCACATAAGCGATTAAGTGCCGTTTCATCAAGATAGGAAACCAAAGTTTGTTTTGTGTATGCGATAACCTTATTGAGTTTTTCTTGTGAGGTACGTTCTTTCTCAGCTATAGCGTTTGCACGAAGAATCTCATATTCTGATGGCTGGTTGGATTCTTCGATAGATGTATTGTTGTTGGTAGAAGGCGTGGTTTCCTCCTTTGGAAGTTCTGCCACATTTTCGCTGAGTTCGGACCATGATGGAGTAGAAACTTCTTCTGTTATGTCAGATGTAGTTTCGATTTCAATTTCGGGTTCAGGCTCAGAAATGATAGGTTCTGAATTTATAGAACTTCCGGCAAGTTCCGAGTTTACTGTTGGAACTTCTACGACTACAGCCTTGTTGCGATAGCACTCAAATCTCATAAAGCATCTTTCTATTGTTGGGGAAAGGAGCTGTCTAAATGCCATTTGCAGATTGAGATAGATTGCTCCAATGACAATAGAGCATACTACAAGAATAAGGTAGCTGCTGAACTCGTCCCAGCCATAGTGCAGTACGGTCTGGCGAGCTAAAACACCAATGATTGCGATTGTACCAAAAACAATCAGATGCAATGTTATATGTTCTATCTTTTTCTGCTCCATAGTGGTATGTATTAATCGTTTGTGTGCAAATATATAGGATTAATTTTTGAGAAAATCCATTGTTTTGCCTGTTGATGGGCTTTTGACGATATATTTCATCACTTTTCACCACGTTACATGGCTGATAATAAGTGTATTGTAAATTTCTTGCTTTTGGATGAAAATAGTTGGGTAAATAGGCTTGTGTATCTCAAAAACAAAAATTATCTGCATCATTTTGGGTAAACAATGCAGATAATCAATAAGGCATAGAAATAGCTTATTAGCAACACAATGTACGGCTTGTCTCATTGTTGAGATATAACAGGATGTTGTAATCTTGATTACGAACGACTTTGTTTATTAGCCATTCTCTGAATGCAGCCGAATGCCCGGTGTCTATCTGATAGGATAGAGCTATAACCATATCGAGATTATACACATCGGCATTGTTCCCATTCTTCAATTTGATGTACTTGCAAACTTCATGACTCTTCAAAACATTAGCTTTCAGGATTCTCTTGATTGCTGCATGGATAGTTCCTGCCGTTGTATAAAACAAGTCTGCAAGTTCCCAAGTGGTCATCCATATTTCACCATCGGAAATATGGATGCCTTGTCCGTTGTTGGTTATGATTCCTCGTTTCATAATTGCAATTTATTTGAGTGATATTTTATTGGCTGTCTCTCGCTTTTTGGAATTGACCAAATCGGCATATATTTGAGTGGTGGACACGTTCTTGTGCGTTAGCATCTTTGATACCGTGTAAATATCTGTACCTAAGGAGATTTGTATGACGGCATAGCTATGCCGAAAACAATGAAAGGTTATCGACTTTGTTATTCCGGCTTTTTTGAGCCAGTTTTTAAGTGGATAGTTAATCATACTTCGTTTCAAATCCTTGAAAACCTTGCCTGTTCCGGGTGTACCGCATAGTTCGTAGGCTTCGTAACTGATGGGGAGTGTCGCTTCCGTCTGGGTTTTCTGTGTTCTGATACGCAAGCAATAACCTTGGTCGGGAGCAATGGTAAAGTCCTCCCATTGCAGATTGAGAATGTCGCTGATGCGTAAGCCTGTCAGACAAGCGAATAGAGAAGCGGCTTTTAGAACTGGGATGTCGCAAGGAGTGGCTGCGAGTTGCTTCACTTCGTCCAATGTCAGATACTCTTTCTTTACGTCTTGTGGCTCAATCTTATCAAGGTAGTCATTGATGTTTTCACGAAACCATTTGTCCCGATAGGCAATCTTCAACAATCCTCTGAAAGTAGAGTAGTAGCCGGATGCCGAATTGAGGGATATGGAGCGATTGCTGTGTTTGAGTTGCTTGACATTCAATAGATATTCACGGAACTTCTTGCATAAATCCACATTTACATCGCCAAAGGTACATTGCCCCTTGACGAAGTTGTAGAAATGCTGATAGACGAATTGCCATTTCTGGTCTTTGTTCCGGCACATCTTCTTGAAGTAGGCAAGGAAATCGGCTTTCTGCTTGGTTTTATCCAAGAAACCGAACTCTTCGTTGATGAGTGATTGTACTCTGATACAGCGGATAGCCTCTGCTTTGTTCAACATATCGTTGTTGAACTCCCGTTCCATCTCGTTTTTCGGGTGGGCATAGATGTAGATGCCGAGGTATTCTCTGCGGCTCATCTGCATCGTTTCGGGGTTACGGACTGCCGGATAATAATCCAGATACAAGGAGATGCGATTATTCCGAATCGCTCTCTGACGAACTGTTACTTTTGTACATGTGTGTGACATACTGTTTAATATTTAGAGTTTTACATTTGTTTGGTGCAAAGGAATAAGGTGATTCAATGGTGGTAACATTCACCGAAAAATAACTTATTCAATCTTTGGAGCTGCGAGTAGTTTATCCAATTCTGGTTTGGAGATAAGCGTGTATTTACCTTTCTTGACCTTTGGGATATTATGGTACTTCGCATAGTGATAGAGCTGGTCACGAGTAAGGTTGAACTTCTCCATCGCTTCGGCTACCGTATAATATTGCGGTTCTTCGGGGGTTGCCACACCTTTAGCTATATCCACATGCTTCTTGGAATAGTAAACCATGATTCCCTCTTTCTTCTTCGGAATGGCATTCTTGGAAACGAAACAGTAGATGGCGGATAAGGTCATGCCGAACTTCTCCTGCATTTCCTGTGTGGTGTACCATTCGGCAATGTCTGGATTCGGGGCTTTCTTGGCAAAGTAAGCGTCCATATGTTTCTTGCTCCAGTAGGTCTTGCCACGATTGAAAGTCCGAGGGATGTTATTCTTCTTGGCTACTACAAATATCCATGACTCGTTTACATGATATTTCTCTTTGACTTCTGCGGTGGTGTAGAAGTCGGTGATAGGGGCTTTCTCTTTTGTTGGTGTCTTCTCGTTTTCTTGCGAAAGATAGTCTGTCATATCTTCTATATCAGCTCTGCGAACAAGCGTTTTCCTTTCAAATCGGATTACTTTGATTGTTCCATTGCGGATATAGCGATATATAGAAGTACGCCCAATGTTTAATAACTCTGCTACTTCTGACGGAGTAAGATACTCCTTGTTTAGATTGGGAGGTGTCTTTATGCTTTTCCCTAATTCGTGTTGCAGACTTTCAAGGCGCTGTTTCCTAACCCTGTCTTTATAGGCAAGGTTTGCGCATCGGTGTGAACAATACTCCGTGGTGGTCTTATGGGCTGTGAAAACAGCATTGCACCACTTACATCTTTTCTGAATGTCGATTTTACTACTCATTATTTATCCGTTTATTTCGCCAAATTTGTTTCATCGCGTACCACCACGTACCATGACGTGCCAGTGTGTCCACGACCTTTCCGACCTAAAATCGGAGAGTAACAAGCGAGCAACAAATGCGGTACAAAAATGAGCTGAAAAAGCCCTATAAACGATAACTATCGCTTATAAGGCTAAAAAGAAAGGCGCTCAAAATGAACGCCTTGATAATCGTTGATGATATATGCTAATCGTTAGTAATCACTACCTATTTGCCGATACAAAACTTGGAAAATATGGTCCCAAGTATTTCGTCAGTAGAGATTTGACCGGTGATTTCTCCGAGGTAGTGCATGCATTCTCTAATGTCTTGGGCGAGGA harbors:
- a CDS encoding site-specific integrase, giving the protein MSHTCTKVTVRQRAIRNNRISLYLDYYPAVRNPETMQMSRREYLGIYIYAHPKNEMEREFNNDMLNKAEAIRCIRVQSLINEEFGFLDKTKQKADFLAYFKKMCRNKDQKWQFVYQHFYNFVKGQCTFGDVNVDLCKKFREYLLNVKQLKHSNRSISLNSASGYYSTFRGLLKIAYRDKWFRENINDYLDKIEPQDVKKEYLTLDEVKQLAATPCDIPVLKAASLFACLTGLRISDILNLQWEDFTIAPDQGYCLRIRTQKTQTEATLPISYEAYELCGTPGTGKVFKDLKRSMINYPLKNWLKKAGITKSITFHCFRHSYAVIQISLGTDIYTVSKMLTHKNVSTTQIYADLVNSKKRETANKISLK
- a CDS encoding DUF3987 domain-containing protein, which produces MYTYSINPASIIDEAIDLSTRLSGTAFPISIFPAKIQRIIREVHECHNYPTDYIAAAILTAIAVGIGNTHLAQIKQGWMESPILYMALIGRPGANKSHPLSFAMKPFLDYDYRQNQEFEKALAKYDELMSMSRKERAESGGEQFPQEPIRKRFLVSDVTPEGLSLIHAQNKRGLCLWADELSAWFKNFNRYNNGSEEQFWLSVFSAKTTMSDRKNAKSSIFIKRPHISVIGTIQKKILNELAKGERSSNGFIDRILFVMPNLQQKARWNDKELPKDIEQEWNAIIDKLIQSECHLNEHGEIEPHILLFTEDAKKQLYEWQHHFSELCDREINDTIVSIYCKLEIYIIRFCLIIQLARWTCGECDKTCIDLLTVERAIRLTEYFKESALNVQNVLNENTLNSQQQTIVNLLPPSFTTAQAIQIAEQNGMKERTFQRFLNDNIGTLFRKEKHGEYSKINP
- a CDS encoding DUF6371 domain-containing protein codes for the protein MSTHRFILEPYKGVSTRHTCPNCHRKRCFSKYIDTEKRIQFPDYVGRCDHEQKCGYHFTPRDYFERNPSEKKKLSEDNFRSYTPIKEVEPKATSYIDLDIVNQSLQRYPDNKLFQFLSAQFGEAETLKLMAKYKVGTSKHWDGATVFWQIDYQNRVRTGKIMLYNPTTGKRIKEPYNHVTWVHSVLHKEDYNLKQCFFGEHLLPEDKSRPVALVESEKTAIIASYYLPQFLWIASGGKNGCFNVNSLSVLAGRSVVLFPDLGATNYWQSKISLMKNCGIEVQMFDYLEVNATEDERKEGYDIADYLLKVKPDEAILQQMIRKNPVLKTLIDTFDLKLISVQQGTPQPKVSPPKKRGFRL
- a CDS encoding DUF2971 domain-containing protein produces the protein MPRILYKYLDIVGAKCMIGNQNLQFTNASQLNDPFDCHPKLIDYSNVPNTKLQGWIPKEWWIEKEENDALNLRNDTWLCSLSKINDSLLMWSHYCYNHKGICIGLDIDKVLESVPPMFGTIYLEPLVLDVQYQDIIERPNAYHTTKDLFSYQWQTKAKEWEYEQEVRLVIPKPSPIYAAFTPQQAKLTKEIWDWREIRHYMPLKGECFESIYFGVNIDEQEKEKIIQFVRKKLNPHINLYQMRVYADAFRIQPEFIKPLNSDLSVYKKRRGKVPSSIQNDVSDI
- a CDS encoding helix-turn-helix domain-containing protein translates to MSSKIDIQKRCKWCNAVFTAHKTTTEYCSHRCANLAYKDRVRKQRLESLQHELGKSIKTPPNLNKEYLTPSEVAELLNIGRTSIYRYIRNGTIKVIRFERKTLVRRADIEDMTDYLSQENEKTPTKEKAPITDFYTTAEVKEKYHVNESWIFVVAKKNNIPRTFNRGKTYWSKKHMDAYFAKKAPNPDIAEWYTTQEMQEKFGMTLSAIYCFVSKNAIPKKKEGIMVYYSKKHVDIAKGVATPEEPQYYTVAEAMEKFNLTRDQLYHYAKYHNIPKVKKGKYTLISKPELDKLLAAPKIE
- a CDS encoding relaxase/mobilization nuclease domain-containing protein, with product MIGKQTKGTSFGGCVSYVLKEEKSKLLEAVGVEGTPEQMAEQFELQSLLNDKVKNIVGHTSLNFSPEDNERLKHDDELMLQIAHDYMKLMGIENTQYIIARHIDREHPHCHIVFNRVDNGGKTISDKNDFRKNEKVCKMLTAKYRLHFANGKDHIKEERLRPYDRAKYEIYKALKEELSQVQNWADLKDALADRDIDMKFKVSRTTREIQGVKFEYNGFSFSGSKISREFSYLNIDNRLEENACASLFESPKQESRHKEDNVQQSVSHSDDGSSISLGLLNGNSSYDATAAEEAEFNRLMKKKKAKRKRGFHL
- a CDS encoding MobC family plasmid mobilization relaxosome protein; the encoded protein is MEKKYTVTLRLSYQQYAWLGALCRRSKQTQSEVIRSLIENGSVRERITQEHIHIIRQLIGESTNLNQLARQANTYGFFAVADRCKEMAQHINLLIKRLKDDR
- a CDS encoding helix-turn-helix domain-containing protein translates to MQKETVTFDKLPEAVGYLTEQVIELKKMVAKLQPQPSDKHVLVEIEDACRIIRKAKPTIYTLVRKGLLPAYKKGKKLYFYEDELLAWIENGRRKTAEQTYEEMLANMQSGVRHKPKSSVQF